A genomic region of Streptomyces rimosus contains the following coding sequences:
- a CDS encoding ferredoxin → MRITVDSDRCVGAGQCVLNAPAVFDQDDDGLVTLLAEPGADQEAAAKLAGALCPSGAITVHEG, encoded by the coding sequence ATGCGTATCACCGTTGACTCCGACCGCTGCGTCGGGGCGGGCCAGTGCGTACTGAACGCGCCCGCGGTCTTCGACCAGGACGACGACGGGCTCGTCACCCTTCTCGCCGAGCCCGGCGCCGACCAGGAGGCCGCCGCCAAACTGGCCGGTGCCCTGTGCCCGTCCGGGGCCATCACCGTGCACGAGGGCTGA
- a CDS encoding cytochrome P450 yields MTHTEPAAPATCPVTGATAGATDTTDSTGHGTDPLVVDFPLRAPGIPFPPPEYADYRDKKGLVLSHLPDGKRVWLVTRHEDVRAVLTNPAISSNPQHPGFPNVGETIGVPRQDQIPGWFVGMDSPEHDRFRKALIPEFTVRRVRAMKPAIERTVDAQLDAMLAAGNTADLVADFTLPIPSLVISALLGVPPADREFFESRTRVLVSFRAYSDEDRLAAGKDLMRYINRLIEIKKNWGGDDIVTRLLATGAIGAHEMSGVLMLLLIAGHETTANNIALGVVTLLKNPQWIGDERAVEETLRFHSVADLVSLRVAVEDVEIAGQHIKAGEGIVPLVAAANHDEELFACPHAFDPSRSARGHVAFGYGVHQCLGQNLVRVEMEVAYRKLFERIPNLRLDVPEDGLNIKYDGVLYGLHELPVRW; encoded by the coding sequence ATGACGCACACCGAACCGGCCGCGCCGGCCACCTGCCCGGTCACGGGAGCGACGGCCGGGGCCACGGACACGACGGATTCGACCGGGCACGGAACGGACCCGCTGGTCGTCGACTTTCCGCTGCGCGCGCCCGGCATACCCTTCCCGCCGCCCGAATACGCCGATTACCGCGACAAGAAGGGGCTGGTGCTCTCGCACCTGCCCGACGGCAAACGGGTGTGGCTGGTCACCCGGCACGAGGACGTACGCGCCGTCCTGACCAACCCGGCCATCAGCTCCAACCCCCAGCACCCGGGCTTTCCCAATGTCGGCGAGACGATCGGCGTACCCAGGCAGGACCAGATACCCGGCTGGTTCGTGGGAATGGACTCGCCCGAACACGACCGGTTCCGCAAGGCCCTCATCCCGGAGTTCACCGTGCGGCGCGTCCGCGCGATGAAACCCGCGATCGAGCGCACGGTGGACGCGCAACTGGACGCGATGCTGGCCGCGGGCAACACCGCCGACCTCGTCGCCGACTTCACCCTGCCCATTCCCTCCCTGGTGATCTCGGCACTGCTCGGCGTGCCGCCCGCCGACCGCGAGTTCTTCGAATCCAGGACCCGCGTCCTGGTCTCGTTCCGTGCGTACTCCGACGAGGACCGCCTGGCCGCCGGCAAGGACCTCATGCGGTACATCAACCGGCTGATCGAGATCAAGAAGAACTGGGGCGGCGACGACATCGTCACCCGGCTGCTGGCCACCGGCGCCATCGGTGCCCACGAAATGTCCGGCGTACTGATGCTGCTGCTCATCGCCGGCCACGAGACCACGGCCAACAACATCGCGCTCGGTGTGGTCACCCTGCTGAAGAATCCCCAGTGGATCGGTGACGAACGGGCCGTCGAGGAAACCCTGCGCTTCCACTCGGTCGCCGACCTGGTGTCCCTGCGGGTGGCCGTCGAGGACGTGGAGATCGCCGGGCAGCACATCAAGGCGGGCGAGGGCATCGTGCCGCTGGTCGCCGCCGCCAATCACGACGAGGAACTCTTCGCGTGCCCCCACGCGTTCGACCCCTCCCGCTCCGCCCGCGGCCATGTGGCCTTCGGCTACGGCGTACACCAGTGCCTGGGGCAGAACCTGGTACGGGTCGAGATGGAGGTCGCGTACCGCAAGCTCTTCGAGCGCATTCCCAACCTCCGGCTCGACGTGCCCGAGGACGGACTGAACATCAAGTACGACGGCGTGCTCTACGGCCTGCACGAGCTGCCCGTCCGCTGGTGA
- a CDS encoding DegT/DnrJ/EryC1/StrS family aminotransferase: protein MSFKYPVSRPALEGNELAYLTGAVEDGWISSQGPMVGRFERAFADYNGIAHGVSCSSGTAALTLALRALGIGPGDEVIVPEFTMIASAWAVTYTGATPVFVDCGDDLNIDVTRIEEKITARTKAVMPVHIYGRRCDMDAIMDIAYQYNLRVVEDSAEAHGIRPVGDIACYSLFANKIITAGEGGICLTDDPKLAGQMQHLRAMAFTKDHSFLHKKVAYNYRMTAMQAAVALAQTERLDDILEVRRGIEKRYDEGLADVPGITLMPPRDVLWMYDLRAERREELREFLAGESIETRLFFKPMSRQPMYFHPDWPSLKANTFAEDGLYLPTHTGLTAGDQDFVIDRVRAFYGVG, encoded by the coding sequence ATGTCGTTCAAGTATCCCGTGTCCAGGCCCGCTCTGGAGGGCAACGAGCTGGCGTATCTGACCGGTGCCGTCGAGGACGGGTGGATTTCCTCCCAGGGCCCGATGGTCGGGCGGTTCGAGCGTGCCTTCGCCGACTACAACGGCATCGCGCACGGCGTTTCCTGTTCCTCGGGAACGGCGGCGCTCACCCTCGCGCTGCGGGCGCTGGGCATCGGCCCGGGGGACGAGGTCATCGTCCCGGAATTCACGATGATCGCCTCGGCATGGGCGGTCACCTACACCGGCGCCACGCCCGTGTTCGTGGACTGCGGGGACGACCTCAACATCGACGTCACCCGTATCGAGGAGAAGATCACGGCGCGCACGAAGGCCGTGATGCCGGTGCACATCTACGGCCGGCGGTGCGACATGGACGCGATCATGGACATTGCGTACCAGTACAACCTGCGGGTCGTGGAGGACAGCGCCGAAGCGCACGGCATTCGGCCGGTCGGTGACATCGCGTGCTACTCGCTGTTCGCCAACAAAATCATCACGGCGGGGGAGGGCGGTATCTGCCTCACCGACGACCCGAAACTCGCCGGGCAGATGCAGCACTTGCGGGCCATGGCGTTCACCAAGGACCACAGTTTCCTGCACAAGAAGGTGGCGTACAACTACCGCATGACGGCCATGCAGGCCGCCGTCGCGCTCGCCCAGACCGAGCGCCTGGACGACATCCTCGAAGTGCGCCGCGGAATCGAGAAGCGCTACGACGAGGGGCTGGCCGATGTCCCCGGTATCACGCTGATGCCGCCGCGGGACGTGCTGTGGATGTACGACCTGCGCGCCGAACGCCGCGAGGAACTGCGGGAATTCCTGGCCGGGGAGTCCATCGAGACCCGGCTGTTCTTCAAGCCGATGAGCCGGCAGCCCATGTACTTCCACCCCGACTGGCCCTCGCTCAAGGCGAACACCTTCGCCGAGGACGGACTGTACCTGCCCACCCACACCGGACTGACCGCCGGCGACCAGGACTTCGTGATCGACCGGGTCCGCGCCTTCTACGGCGTCGGCTGA
- a CDS encoding glycosyltransferase, translating into MESARRPILFVSLPEAGLANPLLVLAEELSRQDVPDLWFATDEPRREDVKKISVGSPVEFASLGEVVPELSAVTWGDEVYREVTQSSRFKAHRAVIRHSYVPRAQEEKFQKLAAVVDEIRPALIVVDCISSYGVELAMARKIPYVLSVPFTPSNVLTAFTPFAKGYTPKDFPVPHTGLPYPMNLPQRVRNMLFKLRTLAMFCNPTMSKVLAEDNRRRKAHGLGQMSPMARIDHADLVLCNSIAELDYPFDIPEKFRMVGTMVPPLPEAEQEDELSRWLDEQPSVVYAGFGTITRLTREQVHSMVEVARRLQGRHQVLWKLPSGQQHLLPPKESLPDNLRIENWVPSQLDVLAHPNVKLFFTHAGGNGYNEGVYFGKPLVVRPLWVDCYDQAVRGRDFGISLTLDRPRDLDVDDVVDKLTRVLETPSFRENAERLGALQRAAGGRAAAAEVILGHPALARA; encoded by the coding sequence ATGGAATCCGCCCGACGGCCGATCCTCTTCGTCAGTCTTCCGGAGGCCGGGCTGGCCAATCCGCTGCTCGTCCTGGCCGAGGAACTCTCCCGCCAAGACGTGCCGGATCTCTGGTTCGCCACCGACGAGCCGCGGCGCGAGGACGTGAAGAAGATTTCGGTGGGGTCTCCGGTGGAATTCGCCTCACTGGGCGAGGTGGTCCCCGAACTGTCGGCCGTGACCTGGGGCGACGAGGTGTACCGGGAAGTCACCCAGTCGTCGCGGTTCAAGGCGCACCGCGCGGTGATCCGGCACTCGTACGTGCCCCGCGCGCAGGAGGAGAAGTTCCAGAAGCTCGCGGCCGTCGTCGACGAGATCCGGCCGGCGCTGATCGTCGTCGACTGCATCAGTTCGTACGGCGTGGAGCTGGCCATGGCGCGGAAGATCCCGTACGTGCTCAGCGTGCCGTTCACCCCGAGCAATGTGCTGACGGCGTTCACCCCCTTCGCCAAGGGCTACACCCCGAAGGACTTCCCCGTACCGCACACGGGGCTGCCCTATCCGATGAATCTCCCGCAGCGGGTGCGCAACATGCTCTTCAAACTGCGGACCCTCGCGATGTTCTGCAACCCCACGATGAGCAAGGTACTGGCCGAGGACAACCGGCGGCGCAAGGCGCACGGGCTCGGGCAGATGAGCCCGATGGCGCGGATCGACCACGCCGATCTGGTGCTGTGCAATTCCATCGCCGAGCTGGACTATCCCTTCGACATTCCGGAGAAGTTCCGGATGGTCGGCACGATGGTGCCGCCCCTGCCGGAGGCGGAGCAGGAGGACGAGCTCTCGCGGTGGCTGGACGAACAGCCCTCGGTCGTCTACGCGGGATTCGGAACCATCACCCGGCTCACCCGGGAACAGGTCCATTCCATGGTCGAGGTGGCCCGCCGGCTCCAGGGGCGGCACCAGGTGCTGTGGAAACTGCCCTCGGGACAGCAGCACCTGCTGCCGCCGAAGGAATCCCTGCCGGACAATCTCCGTATCGAGAACTGGGTCCCTTCGCAGCTCGATGTCCTCGCGCATCCGAACGTGAAGCTGTTCTTCACCCACGCCGGCGGCAACGGCTACAACGAAGGCGTGTATTTCGGCAAGCCGCTCGTGGTACGGCCGCTGTGGGTGGACTGCTACGACCAGGCCGTACGCGGCCGGGATTTCGGCATCAGCCTGACCCTCGACCGGCCCCGGGACCTCGATGTCGACGACGTCGTCGACAAGCTGACCCGAGTGCTCGAAACCCCCTCCTTCCGCGAGAACGCGGAGCGGCTCGGCGCCCTGCAGCGTGCGGCGGGCGGCCGTGCGGCCGCTGCCGAGGTGATCCTCGGACACCCGGCCCTGGCCCGGGCGTAA
- a CDS encoding GMC oxidoreductase, giving the protein MIENQHLSRRRLLGLAALGGAAVAGMTTISVAPRAAAAGQGSPRAGDGAFVPAVVIGTGYGAAVSALRLGEAGIPTLMLEMGQLWNKPADDGNIFCGMLKPDRRSSWFKSRTEAPLGSFLWLDVINRNIDPYAGVLDKVHFDEMSVYVGRGVGGGSLVNGGMAVVPKRSYFEEVLPRVDAAQMYDRYFPRANSMLKVNHIDKGWFEDTEWYKYARVSREQAGKAGLSTTFVPNVYDFDHMRREADGTAPKSALAGEVIYGNNHGKQSLDKTYLAAALGTGKVTIETLHQVKAIRRQPDGSYVLSVVQSDADGKTIAQKEIGCRHLFLGAGSLGSTELLVRARDTGTLPELNAEVGAGWGPNGNIMTGRANHVWNPTGAHQSSIPALGIDDWDNPAAPVFAEIAPMPAGLETWVSLYLAITKNPERGTFVYDKATDRAKLRWTRDQNTPAVNAAKSLFDRINKANTTMYRYDLFGSQLKNFSDDFSYHPLGGCVLGKATDLYGRVAGYQNLYVMDGALVPGSIGVNPFVTITALAERNIERIIAEDVKAA; this is encoded by the coding sequence GTGATCGAGAACCAGCACCTGTCACGGCGCCGTCTGCTCGGACTGGCCGCCCTCGGCGGCGCCGCCGTCGCCGGAATGACCACGATTTCCGTCGCCCCGCGCGCCGCGGCCGCCGGGCAGGGAAGCCCGCGGGCCGGTGACGGCGCGTTCGTACCGGCGGTGGTGATCGGCACCGGTTACGGTGCGGCGGTCTCCGCGCTGCGGCTCGGCGAGGCGGGAATTCCGACGCTCATGCTCGAAATGGGCCAGCTGTGGAACAAGCCGGCCGACGACGGCAACATCTTCTGCGGAATGCTCAAGCCCGACCGCAGGTCCAGCTGGTTCAAGTCGCGCACCGAAGCCCCGCTGGGCTCGTTCCTGTGGCTGGATGTCATCAACCGCAACATCGACCCGTACGCGGGCGTCCTCGACAAGGTGCACTTCGACGAGATGTCGGTGTACGTGGGACGGGGCGTCGGCGGCGGCTCGCTGGTCAACGGCGGCATGGCCGTCGTACCGAAGCGCTCGTACTTCGAAGAGGTCCTCCCACGGGTGGACGCCGCCCAGATGTACGACCGGTACTTCCCGCGCGCCAACTCCATGCTCAAGGTGAACCACATCGACAAGGGGTGGTTCGAGGACACGGAGTGGTACAAGTACGCGCGGGTCTCGCGCGAGCAGGCGGGCAAGGCGGGCCTGAGCACCACCTTCGTCCCCAACGTCTACGACTTCGACCACATGCGGCGCGAGGCGGACGGCACGGCGCCCAAGTCGGCGCTGGCCGGCGAGGTGATCTACGGCAACAACCACGGCAAGCAGAGCCTGGACAAGACCTATCTGGCCGCCGCGCTGGGCACCGGCAAGGTCACCATCGAGACGCTGCACCAGGTCAAGGCGATCCGGCGGCAGCCGGACGGCAGCTATGTGCTGTCCGTGGTGCAGAGCGACGCCGACGGCAAGACCATCGCGCAGAAGGAGATCGGCTGCCGCCACCTGTTCCTCGGCGCGGGCAGCCTCGGCTCCACCGAACTGCTGGTGCGCGCCCGCGACACCGGCACGCTGCCCGAGCTGAACGCCGAGGTCGGCGCGGGCTGGGGCCCCAACGGCAACATCATGACCGGCCGCGCCAACCACGTCTGGAACCCCACCGGGGCCCACCAGTCCTCGATCCCCGCCCTGGGCATCGACGACTGGGACAACCCGGCAGCCCCGGTCTTCGCGGAGATCGCGCCGATGCCGGCCGGCCTGGAGACCTGGGTCAGCCTCTACCTGGCGATCACCAAGAACCCCGAGCGCGGCACCTTCGTCTACGACAAGGCCACCGACCGGGCCAAACTGCGCTGGACCCGGGACCAGAACACCCCCGCGGTCAACGCCGCGAAGTCGCTGTTCGACCGGATCAACAAGGCCAACACGACGATGTACCGCTACGACCTGTTCGGTTCGCAGCTGAAGAACTTCTCCGACGACTTCAGCTACCACCCGCTCGGCGGCTGCGTCCTGGGCAAGGCCACCGACCTCTACGGCCGCGTCGCCGGCTATCAGAACCTCTACGTCATGGACGGCGCGCTCGTGCCGGGCTCCATCGGCGTCAACCCCTTCGTGACCATCACGGCCCTCGCCGAGCGCAACATCGAGCGGATCATCGCGGAGGACGTCAAGGCCGCGTAA
- a CDS encoding tyrosine-protein phosphatase: MNSPSTAAVQTARRIAVSFVATVSAVGVTASFASAEPVAAPHTEAGRHAAQAPRATRGIPFTQATVARQQDGSFTVSWKAPGAGSVTVYADGKVVAYGGAEATITVRRLPAADRQWFRLVPDEGDPLTLADRSLHLEGAANFRDVGGYRTADGRWVKMGVLYRADALHKLTDADLAKLRRLGIRTDFDLRTPGERAKAPDRVPAGARYVVANVIGEENSAELPPTAEASERLMAESYRQFVVRPSAAKAYRSLFRMAAEPGSYPLLYHCSSGKDRTGWATAVLLTALGVDRETVMRDYLASNDYLAASNAAELAKQPPEIAARLKPVLETRAPYLNAAFDEVEARFGTFGAYLREGLGLNAQELERLRAALLTD; the protein is encoded by the coding sequence ATGAACTCACCATCCACGGCGGCCGTGCAGACCGCCCGCCGCATCGCCGTGTCGTTCGTCGCCACCGTTTCGGCCGTGGGGGTCACCGCGTCCTTCGCCTCGGCCGAGCCCGTCGCCGCGCCGCACACCGAAGCGGGACGGCACGCGGCGCAGGCGCCGCGTGCCACGCGCGGGATTCCGTTCACCCAGGCCACGGTGGCCCGACAGCAGGACGGTTCCTTCACCGTGTCCTGGAAAGCGCCCGGCGCCGGTTCCGTGACCGTCTACGCCGACGGCAAGGTCGTGGCATACGGCGGGGCCGAGGCCACCATCACCGTACGCCGGCTGCCCGCGGCCGACCGTCAGTGGTTCCGCCTCGTGCCGGACGAGGGCGACCCGCTCACCCTCGCCGACCGCTCGCTGCACCTGGAGGGCGCCGCCAACTTCCGTGACGTGGGCGGCTACCGAACCGCCGACGGCCGGTGGGTGAAGATGGGCGTGCTGTACCGCGCCGACGCCCTGCACAAGCTCACCGACGCCGACCTGGCCAAGCTGCGGCGCCTGGGCATCCGTACGGACTTCGACCTGCGCACGCCGGGCGAGCGGGCCAAGGCCCCGGACCGGGTACCGGCGGGCGCACGCTATGTCGTCGCCAATGTCATCGGCGAGGAGAACTCCGCCGAACTGCCCCCCACGGCGGAGGCGTCCGAGCGGCTGATGGCCGAATCCTACCGGCAGTTCGTCGTCAGGCCCTCGGCCGCCAAGGCTTACCGTTCGCTGTTCCGCATGGCCGCCGAGCCCGGCTCGTACCCGCTGCTCTATCACTGCTCCAGCGGCAAGGACCGCACGGGCTGGGCGACGGCCGTCCTCCTCACGGCCCTCGGCGTGGACCGCGAGACGGTCATGCGCGACTACCTGGCCAGCAACGACTATCTCGCCGCAAGCAACGCCGCCGAACTGGCCAAGCAGCCGCCCGAGATCGCCGCCCGCCTCAAGCCGGTCCTGGAGACCAGGGCCCCGTACCTGAACGCCGCCTTCGACGAGGTCGAGGCGCGCTTCGGCACCTTCGGCGCCTATCTGCGGGAGGGGCTGGGGCTGAACGCGCAGGAGCTGGAGCGGCTGCGGGCGGCGCTGCTCACCGACTGA